gtgactccatgcgacaaagttcctcaccagacttatTCGCACAGTCTCACCTCATTTAAGAGATTTTAAGTCCAGCCAAAACATTTCAGAGCTTCTCCTGCTGAACTCCAATCTCATCACTGACTCCAGCTGTACAGGCCACACCTTCGATTATACCTGCTTGTTAAATTCACACAGAGCAGCTACACCAACAGAAGCTTGATCATGCCAgcgcttttattttttaaacacatgtatATGGAAATAGGGATTACAGAAAGATGGTTGACAAGTCCATCTCTCTGGCGCATAAATACAAGTCACACAATAcatcatacttttttttttaaaaatatatacaaactttttttaaagtaatgactGAGATTTAGACATTTGACTGAATGCCTTTCATCTTCTGAAGATTTAAGTGCCAGTGGCTAACAGGACTCTCCCCAGTCTTCAACAATACAGGTACCTATGCATCAGTGACAGGTATTGTTGTTCTTGTGTTATTTGGACATGAATCCAAAGGCTCTTCCTTAAGACCATCTGTGTTCCCGACATGATCAACCTTTAATGCAATCAAATCCAGTAGCTTCTTCAGATTGCTGTCAGATTTGGGCGGGATGTTACACTGATTTTTACAGCAGCATGTGTAGCTGACATTGTATTTGACTCCCTGGTAAGAGATGACTTTATGGGAGCCACAGAGTTTACTGTCCACACAGCCCTGAGAAGACAAGATGTGGAAGAAGCCATAGTTGCCTGTGGAGATGGCGCAGCGCTGGTCGGGCATACACTGGCTGGTGGTTTGGGGGCAGGGCTTGCTTTTCTGCTGCAGAGGACAGTAGTAGCACAGCAGGCTATCTAGAGCCAGTGCTGGGAGGATCGCAGCTGAGACCAGCAGGATGGAGATCAAGAAGCAGCATGGACTAAACAGATGGATACCCAGACTAATGTGAATTCACACCAAAACAATACATactgaaataatatttcaattAAAGGCATTTATGGTTCTTAGTTATTTGCATGCATGTGCTGTTCACCTGGTCTTTCTTTGCGATCCCATCTTTGTCTGTAAAATCCCACCAAACGTGAGAACGTGTCCACTCAAGCAACCTTAAAACGCCAGCTTCTGATTGCTAATCAGAAACAGGTGTGTCTTTAAAATGTCATTGCGCACACATGTGAAAGAAGAAACACACGAATTCACACAAACACCTTTCAAACTTAAAACTTCCAGTTTATTGCAAAGGAAGAACATTTGCTTTgtcctttaaaataaaactctgtgcagcctattaaaaaaataatttcagctgaggtaaaaagaaagaaaaaaggcagtGTTACATTGCCATCTGGTGTTTGCTTTAAGTCACGTTTCAACCACAACCTCTATATACACTTTGAATCCAGGCaacaagctgctgctgtgcaGCATGTACAGCAAATAAAGATTTATTTGCCTAAATGAGTTTCTTCTGAAATTTGTGATCATGTTGCGTAGCCAGAGGAAATGGTGAGCTGTGCCTTCTTGTACAAAGGTTCCTGTGAAGAAAATCAAATTCTACATAAGCTGAAATGGTCACTACCACCCACGTGTATGACAGGAAATGAGGGTACGAGTGTGAAGTTGAAAATATGTAATCGAAGTGTTAAAACTTATGTGACTGGTGATGTACTTCAGTGAATCATACACAGGGGTACtgaaggtgacattttaaaGTACGAATCAAATTTAgttggttcttatatagcacttttctactctgcttaaacacttaaagaacTTTATACTATAAGCCTCATCCACAATAGTAATTGTTTCCCTACGCTTACGCATTTTCTATCTAATGTTCACACTCAAATGAGTACATCAGGAGGACTTTGCAGTTCAGTATCTTTCCCATGGATTCTTTGGAAGATACTGGAGCAGCTAAGGATTTAACCCACCAACCTTGGAACTGGTAGACAACCCATGCTACCTCATGGATCACAGCCCACACAAAAGTAATGGGCAGAAATAGTTAGCCCAAGAATGAGAAAGGGAGCACATGCACAGTTCAAACAGATTCAAATAGAAGTATTAACCAGTCAAAGCAAATCAGTAGACAATAAATGACAGACGCCGCTAGCTGCAGAAAAAGTACAGCTGAAGAATAACTTACAGTTCAAATTGTTAGCAAGATGCTAACATGGTAACAAATGATACAAGAGCTGTTGTATGTGACTGATTATAGAAATTTACCAATTAACATGGACAGGTGTAGTTTTAAAAGGCCCTGTATTTGTAGTGAATGTTATCTACTAATCaggaggttggtggttcaatccctgcaTGCCAAGGAGCGCTTGGGCATGTTTCTAAATCTCCAACATGCCATCATAAGTACTTAGATAGATGGAAATATTGTATTTGTATTAATGGTGTCCCTTTCATTCTGTGGCTATCTATTTCCACCCAGTTTAGGGTGCCTGTGGTTCTGGAGATAGTGTGGGTTGTCTACCAGTGTGTAGGTTTGTGGTTCAAATCACTGGGTGTTCCATTGTCCTTAAAAGACTCCTTAAGAAAGATCCTTAAGTTCCTTCTGATGCGTTTAttagagtgtgaatgttagaaagcacATCCGCAtagaaaaaaatgctgttttaatGAATGAGGTTTGTAGTATAAAGTGGTTTGAGTCCTCAAGTAGAGCAGAAAAGTGCTACATAACAACCAGTCGAGTTTATTGGACTCAATCTACTTGAGCTCTTTTGTCCCATACTTTGTCAACTTTCTTTTGGGTGGCTGCCAATTGGAAACAGAAGCTTTAATACTGAACTCAAAGATTCTTAATGGTGACAGAACATAaatgaaaatcaaaacaaacatataAAGTCTCGTTCTAACTCATCTGAATCTACTAGAAGAATGAGCCTACATTGAGCTCCGCATCCTCATCCTCCCTGCCAGCATCACCCCAGTCTTCCTGTTCCTCTGCAGGGTCGTAGCTGTACAAAGGAATCAACCTATGCCGCAAATCATCCaatctgaaaaaaagagaaagagaaacctGAACATAAAATAGCCCAAACCGAGCTCAAGATGATGCTTCAACTTCAGGAGTTACCTCATTTTTCTTCTGATATAAACAACCTAAAGAGAAGCACAAGCCAAACAGAAGTGCAATTATAATAGATGTGTAAGACATCATTTTGAAAGTGAATTGTGCAGaagtaaataaacatttttaccaCTGCCACTATACATCCAATCAGTATGAGCACAACCAAAGGGATGAGTGAATAGTAACCAGGAAATACAGGTTTGCTGGGTACTGGTGAAATATGGGGAGTTGTGTGGTTCGGATGCATTTCTTCCTGCCCCATCGTCCTTTTTATAGCAGCCGTCTGTGCTGCGCACCTGTGTGACACATTCAGTGCCGTGCCTCTGCTTTCATTCCCACAGAAAGACGCAAAAACAAATGTCGCCGTGGCATGTAAGATCCAGCAAATCTGTATGTACAGTACAGTAAATATTTACGTGCctcaaactgaactgaaaaggcGGCTGATTAAAGGATACTACAGCGACGCATTTTAACATATGTgcgtttttctttcttaaatgtATTCTTACCTTATGTGCTACCTGGGGACTACCTGAACATGCATGTTGTTCTCGCTCCTTTCAAGTCTTTGTGACCCACTGAAACACAGTGATCGCGTATCTCAACTTGCTCAATAGCATTCCTCCATGAGGAGTGTATTCAGTGTATTCCAGTGTGTTAGTTGAACTGGACAGACGTGTTTATCCATGTTTATGATCACgtttaaaacattttgacaCACATACAGTAAAGTCAGAAGTGATGCTGCTTTGAAAATTAATGTCACATATGGTTTTCCATTGGTTAACTCgtgaaaaacacacacgcaaatTAAATCTAATCAGCATTTGAAACATACAATGAAAAGTCAagattgttttgtgttttcaaatTTTAATGTAAGACTAAGAACTAACTGGAATTAGTTCACCTGTACAACAacagcacacgcacacatatgtAATACACAGTTTTGTCCAGCAGAGGGCAACTTTGTGACGCGGGAGAGGGAAGAGGAGGAACAGTGGGAGGAGCTAGCAAACCTTTCCAGATTTCTTACAGGTCTAACTGGCTGGGCTTGGCTTCATTCAAGCTTTCACCTTGAACAGGATACACGCCGGACATCAGAGCTTTTACGGTAAGCTCACAAAAATATACCCGTGAATTTGCAAAAGATAAATCTTGTTATTCACAGCTACTCTTAACATTTTACTATAGAGGACCTTCTGtgacatgaagggaaaacactacGTGATATGAAAAAGTACCAGGCTAGATTTGAGTTTGATTTAAATTCAAAAATCCCTGCTGTTCAGCTTTATACTGTCTAAAAATAGAATTTAAGTCATAATGTGTTATTTGTGGTGTCACTGATATATAACAAGGCATTGTTGTGGGCTTATTGGTGTGCTCTGTTGGATTTCCTGTTAAGATTTGAAAGCTTGTTAATAATTACACCAGCCTGAACCTTCAGATTCAGTTAGACTCTGCTCATAAAACCCGCCCTACCTTCAACAATTCGCATTTTCTAA
The Maylandia zebra isolate NMK-2024a linkage group LG7, Mzebra_GT3a, whole genome shotgun sequence DNA segment above includes these coding regions:
- the LOC143419394 gene encoding uncharacterized protein LOC143419394, whose product is MGQEEMHPNHTTPHISPVPSKPVFPGYYSLIPLVVLILIGCIVAVVVYIRRKMRLDDLRHRLIPLYSYDPAEEQEDWGDAGREDEDAELNEPLYKKAQLTISSGYAT